The Rosa rugosa chromosome 1, drRosRugo1.1, whole genome shotgun sequence genomic sequence GAGTTTGGCTAGCACAAACAAAAAGACATGTATCATCAGTTTCATTAACAAGGGACCTATGATTTTTGCTTTCAATTTTTCTGGTCCAgacatcttttcttctttccgcTTGAGGATTCTTCTTAGAAACAATTTCGGTTAATTTGTTAATAAGTTCCTTTTGTTCTTTAAGCTCAACCTGTAGGGTTTCAACAGTACATTTTTCTTGAGAGAATTTTAAGTTTGAAAACCGTTCATTACATCTAGGTCTGATATGGCCAATcttaccacagtgatgacaAGTAGGAATAAAGGTTCTAGGGTTTGCGTACCTGGGTTGACCAGTGGGGGATTCTTGGTCAAGTTTTACCTGAAGGTGTTGGTTTGAATTACCTTCCTTTATATTATTGACATGATCATCAATGGAGACATCTTTCTGCTCTACAGATGGTTTTGAGGCTCGTACGAACTTGGTGCTTTTGGAATTTTCTCCAGTGTATCCTAGCCCACATGTATCATGAGGAGCTTTTCCTGATCCGAGCAACTTGGACATGGAAGTGGAACTGATATTGAACTTGATGTATCTTTCTTGAGTTAATTTTAACTCGTGTTGAAGAGACTCATTTTTCGCCAACAATTCCAAGTTCAAGGCAATTTGTCCTTTAACATCCAGCTCTAGTAGTTTGATCCTGTTGAGAAACTCATTCTTTTCATTCTTCCACGTCAGTATCTCTTGGTCACTTTGTGGATCTGCTGATTCACTCAATAATTTGCTTTTCTCCAACTTCCATGCAGATTGTGAGGATTCGAATAGATGCTccaccttttctttttcagttcTCAGGAAGTCTACTTCTTTTTCCAAGCTCAAGTTTCTAATCAGAGTAGCCTTTGAAGCTTTGTAGAGTTGTTTGCAGCGGACATTtgtttcatcatcatcagagaaaTACTCGTCACTTTCAGAATCAGGCAACAGTGATGATACAAGGGCcacattttcaatttcttgagATTCATCATCACTCCAAGTTGAAAGGAGAGACTTGTTGTTGCTGTTTCCAAGCTTCCTATTTCCACAGTCAGTAGATATATGACCAAAACCACCACATTCATAGCACTTTGGTTTTCCTGATTGATTTCCTTTGAAGCTTCCTCTTCCACTCTTTCCATTGTAGTCATTGTTGCTACCATTGCCAGTATAGTTATTCCTTCTGGGAGCATTTGCGTTTTTAGAGGAGTTCTtgcttttgagaaattttttgaATTCCTTTGTCAGTAGAGCTAGGTCCAGCgatccttcttcctcttcaatttctttcACAGCTTTGAAAGCTACacccttgtttttcttctcaGGTTTTAACCTCATCTCATAGGTTTTCAAATTTCCGATGAGCTCATCAAGTGGATAATCATCTATATCAAAAGAGTCCTCTATGCTAGTGACTTTTGAGTGAAATTTTTCTGGCAGAGCCCTGAGTATCTTTTTGACTATTTTATCTTCATCAAAAGGTGCTCCTAGACTGCGACACTGACCGGAAATCTTAAGAATTCTACCATGGAAGTCGTCCACGGTTTCATCATCTGCCATGGTCATGGTTTCGAATTCAAAAATCAGTGCTTGCAGTTTCTGTGCACGTATCTTTTTATTTCCTTCGTAGGTAGTCTGTAGGAGATCCCATGCCTGCTTGGCAGTATCACAATGACTTATCCTCAGTTTTTCTCGCTCCGATAAGGCTGTGAAGATGCTGTTCTTAGCCTTGAAATCTGCTTGCAAGTCACGAACTTCTTCCTCAGTCTAGTCCTTCCTTGGTTTAGGAGTGGCAGTGGAAGagccttcttcttttgcttttgccATAGGTACATTCCAGCCATTTTCTACGATGTTCCACATGTGTTCATCTTGAGCATAGAGGTATGACTTCATGTAAATCTTCCATTGagtatatttttcacatccacCTTCGAACCATGGAGGACTATTTATAGATCCCCCAGCAGCCCTATCACGTGAATGTTCCATCTTTCCTGGGATCTCTAGAGAgttctagaacccgctctgatgccaattgTAAAAACTAGATGGAACAGGTAttgataaaatattttatctCAATGAAATTAACCAAAGGAAGTACGATACGCGACACGAAGATTTGCTAACGcaatgtaaacctctccactgaggaaacttcactgcgtggcttttaacgtagccaacacgaaaaaAACAATCCAATATTAAACACAAGAGTTTACAAAACACacgtagtgttgttcataacaaacactttctcTTAGCAACAAAATGCTAACTTGATTTACAACCGTTCTAACTCTTAATTCAACATTCTAGGCAATCAATCTTCAACCTTCCTTTctctcaaatgaatcactgatcttgagagtgAGTATGAATGATTATGCAATATCACACATGAAACAAGTAAAGAGGGTTTTTAGAAAACGATTTTAACAAACCAAGTAGTTCAATAGAAAACAATTTATGCCGTCAAAAACCCCAACACAAACTTTAGTTTTGAAACCtttttataagggagaaaaactccccctcaatcaaatcttttcttaataattaattaagataaacatggaaaggtttaaaacagtttttgaatatgcaatcgacattttcctaaacaagatctcaaattgatatgcatgttaaaaACCACTTTAATGCAAAGAGATTATTGACTCAATATAaccgatatgcatatcaatttatacCAACTGATATGGAATGAATACAcattaaactcaagatcagtgactCGATTTGGCTTGATCTTTTCTTCAAGATCCGATCTTGTAATCTTTCTTGAAGCTCCGGTTTCCTTGTCgtaatgggaaatcatttgttgaatggcaatgggccaatatacttacagagagagagagagagagagagagagagagagagagagagagagagagagagagagagagagagagagagagagagagagagagagagagtggttcGGAGTAGGCCTGGGACTTAGAACCGGAAAACCGGTAAAACCGCACCGAATCGGACCGAAAAacccggttcggttcggttcttcAACATATTAACACACatttttttcggttcggttcttcACACAACGAAACCGGTTCGGTTCCGGTTctgattttttaaatttatgcaGAACCGAAGTATATGTGTCATCTTACAATTGGATACTTACCTGAGCTTATTTCCCTAAAATACACCAAGTCACAGGTAATCCAACATGTGTTGAAACCCAGTCGCGACCGACACTTTTTCATCCCCCTAatcgaaaaataaaaaatactttTTCATCCCCAATTTGCTGTAAAGTGTGGGGCATCCCTCATTCCCTTCatcactttttaattttttattcttctctcctccattactttttaatttcttattattctctcttcttcttctcgggCTCCTCCATCACTTTTCAATTTCTTATTCTTCTCTCCTCCATTACTTATTAATTTCTTATTctgctctcttcttcttctccctaaACTCTCTgactcttcttttaatttcttattcttcctcttctctcttcttcttctctcaaaAAACTCTACGACTCTTCTGAGATGTAGAAGTCATCACTGTCTCTTACTTAGTCTAAGATGCCTCTGTCACCTGCTCTTACTGAGACATAGGATTCCTCGATGAGATAGAGACTACGCCGCTGTTGCCGACTCATCACCACCGTCGGTTCCCAGCTTCTTAGAGACGACAACGATCTCCGTCCACGCCGATCTGTAGGATCTGAGTCTCTGAGTCAAAGAGGAAGATGACGACGTCTGGGATCGTAACTGCCAGAACGAGCAAAGAGAGAAGAGGTTGCCCTCAGAGTGAGCTGCTGCCGTCTTGGTGGTGGCTGTTAGGAACCGGAAAATGGCAACAACCGAACCGATTGGCTTCGGTTCGGTTCCACAACGGTTTCAGAAATTTTTACCGTCAAACCCGAACCGATTTCATAAAATGATTTCGGTGACGGTTCCTTGCAATTTTAACAGGACCCGAACCGATCCCAGACCTAGTTCGGAgcgtgtgtgagagagagagagagaggcatgtggttataattcattaattagactaagggtaaaattgttatttcaattcaaattgggaataaaaatctgttgctggggtaagtgagataactttggctcattttagAGTTTTTGGCCAATCTCCAGCTCAATACGCACAAAGATAGGAAGAGTTTTATTAAATagaacgcgccccacgcgcgCGAAGAGAGAGACAGGAAAACAGTCGGATTCGTGcgatctctcccggccgaacgccaCCGGCCCTCCCGCCGCTGCGTTCCGGCCCGGGAGAGGATGTTGATATGGGTTTGCAGCGTGTTTCCTTGGCAACTGGGAGACGGGTCATGCACAGCGTGGACGGATCGCTTCCGATCTGTCCTTCCTGGATCGTGGACGAGGGTAGGCGGGACTGCGGCTTGTCGGCGTTGGAGATCGGTGTGGAGGTTGCGATCTCTTTCTTCTGATCGAGCTGTGGATGGTGAGGGCCGGGCTCCTTTTGAGATCCGGTTTAGGTTCTGGGTTGGCCTGCGATGGGATGCTGTGGTGCGACGACGCTTAGCTCCGGCACGGCGGCGTGGCGATCCTAGGAGGCAGTCGGTTGCCGGTGTTGTATCCTTGATGTCTGGGCATGGGCTCCCTTTGCCGATGTTGCTGCAAGCTCTGCCTGGGTTGTTATTGTTGGTTTTGATGTTGTTCTTTgttggtttttatgtttttcgTTATTGTCACCGATTTTCTACTCCTCTAGTCCAGGTCTACCTTCGAAACTGTACATGTCCTCTTTGGATGGCATTTGTTGCTAGTGCTTCTGGTTTTGCTTCGTTCTCCACCACCCTTAAACGAACTTACGCCCGTTGGTGTATTTTCACTCCCAAACAGCGAGTGGCTCGATTTCCTCAATCACACTCTGCTAGGTTACTTGGTGTTACTTGGGCATTTTTGTGCCCTGTGTGTTGTGTCCCAACCGGTGTTGAAGGAAGCAAGACGGTGCTTTGGTGGCTGATACTTTTCAAGCTTGGACATGGTGGTGGCGGCGGGGGTATTCTTGGGATGGAGCTGTTTTTCTCTTGGTGGCTGCTAGCTTTTGTATTAGGGTTTTTCATTTTCAAGTTTAGGCTTTCAAATTGTATTTGGGCTTTTGGATTAGGGTTTGTTGTATTTTGCTTTATTTTATCTTTATCTAGGCCTGTGTGCCTCATTATCTGGGCCTGTGTGCCTCATTTGCTGGGCCCATGTGCCTCTTTATCTGGGCCCATGTGCCTCTCTATCTGGGGTCTATTGTACCTCTTGTATTTTGCTTGATCCTTTGGATCTTCTAATACAATcatcgaccaaaaaaaaaaaaaaagagtttttgGCCAATGACCCTACATTATTAATAGTGACCAGCTTTGGTTTGGCCGCTACAAGTTTAATAACACTTGCAGAAATACGTTGTCGTTTTGGAGTTAGTGACCAACAACTTTACATTTTTCTTCAGTGAATTTTCAAGCGGCAAGTTTTCATAGTCGAGAAATTTCGCGGTCTCCAAAAGTTAATAGGCGCGCTTCCAATTCCCAAATTGTGAATGAAAGCTGGATATTGTGAATTGTGATACCCATCTTGTTCTTCTCTCATTCCGACTCTGATTCCGACTCTTCTTCGCCGCTCCTATTGTAAGTATCTCTTTCAGGAGGCTTGTTGAACTGATTCCACTCCATGATTGAGCTATTTGAcattgggttttgttttttttttttttttttggcaatcaaATTCACTTTGGGGTTAGAATAGAGAGGTTTCATGGAGCAATTTGGTACTTGAGAGTTAATTTTAGGGTTATGGGTGtttgagttttgatttgatttttccAGAATTTCTAATTTTTAATGATCAGGTTGTTCGGCTACTGTGACTATAGATGTAACTTGGCTTTTCATGTGGTTGGATAATACGTTTGAATTTCACTGTTTTTGACTAGCAAAGCATATCATATTGCATTTTATTCGGATGTCTTCTTGATCAAACGGAAGGCTGGGCTTCTTCTTGTTATAACTCTCCATTCATTTACATTTCAAAAAACTATTGATGATATTGTTTTCTGCATATGGATTTTGAGCCTTGTCTTAtatgcttcttctttttatcaTATTTTCCCACTCAGGTAATGCAAATTTGCTTCATCATTTACATTTCCAAACAATTGCTCATATTATTATTCCTACTGTTGTAGGCTATGAAGTTAAGTGATGACCTCCATCTCAATGAGATTGATTGTGTCCATTTGATTGTCTCTGCAAATCAAGAGATAAATTTCTgctgtctttttcttttttctcataaTATTCAGTTGTCCTACAAAAGCTATAATTTACATGTTGGGCTTAATGGGAGGAGAGCCACTAGAAATTTTGCGCCTCGCAACAGGGCTCTGGTATACTGGGAGGCTTGAGTCTGTGATTTCATCCAATCTGCTTGCACTGGCGATGTCAAAATATTGAAATTAGCATAAGATCTAGAATATTTTACTCTAGTTTTATCAGAGTTGAAAACAATTTTAGGAAAAATATTGACAACTGATGTCTCTTGTCATGTCAATTCTCTAACAATGGGTTTTCCCAATTGAGATATGATTATGCTATCAATTGCTTCTTACGTTTATGTATTGCTGAGATCATCAAAAGCAACTTATTGTTACTCTTCTGCCAATCTTCTTCCATGACTTCACGAAAgtatttatcatttttcaaaAAGGAATCTTCTTCTATCAACGATATGGTAATATGGAAGCAACTCTAAATCTGTCTCAAATGTCACCATGATTAGTTTCTTTTGATTAAGTTCACAGTTACCGTCAATGTTTGATGTACCTTTTAAGGAATTTTATTGGGTTTCAATGACAACTAAGGCACTgatttttgcgacccaaaaagaaattaaattaaaatagcAGTAGAAGGTGGCAGACAACCACATTATCCTCTGCATCAGGAGACCCAAAATGGGCCCAACACCCTGTCAGAATTAACCACCTCCAAGGCCCAAGTTGGGTAAACCCTAGAGCCTAGCAAGCCAGTTTAGGAGAAACCCTAGCCTCCCCAACAATTTTGCCTTCGCCGTCATCCCAGCTAGCCCAGTAGGGCGAAATTGGTAAGGGCACCTCACGCACTCCATCACAGCCGTGCAAACTGCCGCCGCCACCACCGTGGGTCACAACCCCAAGGGGATCAGATTCCAACCAGAAACCGCCGCCGCCTCCAAACAAAGTACCACCTCCACCATCGAAGACCAGATACTCCGCCGTCATGAACCAGAGACAACCCCCTGCACCACCACCATCATCTGAATACAACGAGAAGATGGAGCAGAAAACGAAACGATCAGCCCGCCACCAAGCCTTACCACTGCCAACAGAAGCAATCTGGCCACCGCGTCGGTCGCTACCACCACCATCAATCGACGGATCAAGAGCAGATCCATCATCACTATCAACAGGACTACCAAACCAGATCTGAACGATCACGAttccaatcccaatcccaatcccaccaacatcagcaaaatcgCCTCCCCAAACCGAAGATAGAGGAAGACGAAGAGATTTATCGCCGCTGCCATAAGAATAGAGAAGCAAGCGAGAAGGTTTGCCGCCGCCGCCCGCCGAAGAGAGGAGACGATGATATTTCTCTCGAGAGAGAGTCAGAGccattttttctctttcttaacAGAAGTTGGCCCATTCAGCAAAGTTCATATCAAAAGAATCAACCTTCCAATGAACAATATTTAGAACTGCAGAAGACAACCAAACAACAGATTAAACCGAAAACCCATAATAACACAATATTGAGATCCAAGTACAATCGACCGTGACAATCACGCGACAAAATTATCatatcaaagcttcaaattCTGGAATCTTACCGATTTCAGTCCCTATTCTTCTTTCCTAGATATTCCAGTGAACAATATTTAGAACTGCGAAAGACAACCAAACGacaaatcaaacccaaaacccaattccagcaaaaaacaacaaaaacgcAACCCTGAAAATCTAACCAAATGAAAGCTTCAAACATTAGAACCCTACCCATTTGAAtccctcttcttctcctttctaCCACAGCTTCAAACTTTCGAACCTTACTGATTTCAATCAAACTTTAGAATCTTACCGATTTCAatccctcttcttctcttttctacCACAGCttcaaaagaggaaaaaatttGTCATCACTAAAAGAGGTTAGACttccagaccaaaaaaaaaaaaaaagggaaaaaaaaggaGATTAAACTGAACAGAAATTGTGCAAGTGCTTTCATATGAGGATAAACTGACAATGCAGCATGTCATTTCCAAACCAAGATATTAGTCCTCTGTAAACAATCTATACATTTCTTCTATATTTCTTAGGCCAAAAAATCAACAGTGTTTTTAAATACTAACAACTGAATACAGACTTTAAATGGCAATCAATTAGAAGAAATTATAAAACAAAGACACAAATCAAACCTTTGTATGTGTGATTGGTTAAGGGGCTGCATGGATatagttagagagagagagagagagagagagagagagaggaacctGGAGACAGAAGCAAAgtgttaggggccgcacttgtaatgccgcaagcaaccttgtTCAGGGTCATTAGTcaagcctttggttggtttgcttgtgtgctagggatgttttggtaatttataaattatgtaatttattttatttagcatttagtctcctcggcctttttcatgtgtcctccTGCCATgttcatgtaaggccgatatgTTCTTtagggaggggttcctagtcggcatagtttggactacggaaTTAGTATAGGTAAacacatgtacttttgcctcccttaccgtcttaccatcaataaaagaggaattattcaatcatctgtgtCCCGTGAGATTGCTCcttgatctttcctttcgattactcatttgttcttcgtggttgccAACCATttatataattgtgttcttgcttgccGCTAGTAACTTTTTAATAAGGTGAGAACATGTAACATGTCTTTAGTAAGGGCAAAACCGACCTTTCAACCCCCAATGAACATGTGTGAACAGGTAACATGTCTTTAGTATATTTAGAATTAGAATAGCTTCTACTTCCATTTCCATCCaactcattcttcttcttcttctttttcttcctcttcattcGATCGACCATTTTCGTTTCTTACTTTCTCGCTCCACAAAACATGGACATGCAGTTCAGGTTGAGAGAGATCCTTAATATTAGTGTTACTTGTCCGAAAATAAgcacaaataaaaataaaagtaaaacagGTTCTTCTCGAGCTGCTGAATCATCACTTTACAAGTCTAATGATCCTTGCAACAGCAGTAGTACTACTTCTGATAAATCATTCAGGAAGCTGGAGCAGGAGGTTCCGAAGACCAAGTCGGCGGAGCTATGATTGTCTTGGCTTCGCTCTCAAGTCATCGGTGCTTCCGTAGAATTCGATTCTCCCTTTGGGAAACGACGACTCACCTACGCTGATCACACTGCTTCCGGCCGCTCTCTTCACTATATCGAAAGCTTCATCATCAATAATGTTCTTCCCTTTTATGGTTGGTATCTGTACTTCATTTTCATTGTTCAAATATTATTCTTTGAGTTTAAATTTCGGGTTCAAACCAATTTTCTGTCCGTGTCATTGTCCGATATTTCCAGGGATTTAGCTTTCTTGCTAAATAGGTTGAGgaaccaaaatcaaaatgatttCCGAAAACTTCAATTAAAAAATGGCTTTGAACCAATTTGTTCACCTGTCAAGTTAATTTTATTGACAACACATGCTAATTAGGGTTACTGGGACATATCTATCCGTAGGAAATACTCACACTTGCGAGAGTTATGTTGGTCTTCGGACTACAAAAATGGTGTATCAAGCAGGCAAATACATCAAGAAATGCTTAGGGGGTGGAGAAGAGGATGCACTCATGTTTTGTGGCCAGGGCACCACTTCAGCAATTAAAAGGTTCCAAGAGGTGATGGGCGTTACCGTACCATCAATTTTAAGAGAGAGGGTCATAAACACTCTTGGTACCCAAGAAAGATGGGTGGTGTTTGTTGGTCCCTATGAACACCACTCGAACCTTCTTTCGTGGCAGCAAAGCCTGGCTGAAGTAGTTGAGATTGGTCTAAATGATGAAGGCGTACTGGATATGGAAGCTCTTACACTGCAACTCGAGTCATTCAAACTTGCTAACCGCCCAATTTTGGGTTCCTTCTCGGCTTGTAGTAATGTCACCGGAGTTTATCCGGACACACGAGCAATTGCACGACTTCTTCatcaatatggaggatttgtGTGCTTTGATTGCGCCGCAAGGTACGTCAGTTTGTGGCTTTGTGCATGCATGTGCCTTATCTTTTTTCAGTGTGATCATTAACACTCTGAGAGAGTCAATTTGCATTTCACTAATTCTCTGTGGATAGCACTCCCTTTTTACACAACAAAAGCTAATTTGATAACATGCATATTCAATGACTTTTGAAATGCTTGCCAGTAGCTCCTTATTTTTCAAACTTGGTCTTAATTGTTCCAAGCTTTTGCTTAGACTTCCAAAACTTTGTTTTAAATAGCCGTGTTTCTGTATTTATGGTCGACCAATAATTGTTAAATTAGTGATGAGTTGGCGAACTTTGCTGGTCGAATGTAGGCATATCTTTTGAAGAATAactaattattattaatttttgctTCTGGGTCCATGAATTATATACAGCGGACCATATGTGGAAATTGATATGAGGTCAGGGGAGATAGACGGGTACGATGGTGTTTTTCTTAGTCCACACAAGTTTGTTGGGGGACCTGGTTCCCCAGGCATTCTCCTTATGAGCAAGGCTCTCTATCAGCTTAGATCTTCTCCACCGTCCACTTGTGGAGGTGGAACTGTTGATTATGTCAATGGCTTCAGTGAAAAGGTAGGTTCCATAAATTTTAACTTGATCATCTATTCTCTTTGTATGTATCATAGAAATTACATTACAATAAATATAGTAACCTTTCGAGATCTCAAATGTCCGTAAATCGAACATAATTGAAACTCATACTAGCAGGAAAGTTGGTGAACCAAATACATGATCCTCTAGACTAGGTACGCATTTTGTTGTCAATTTATTCAACCCGAGAGTTAATGAAAATATCTATATAGATCATATCTTAATTGTATAATATCTGCTTTTCTTTCTAGATCACATGATTCACATCATTTTCATTAGCTCTTCGAGCTCCATTAAGGGCGAGGAGGGGTGggattgaaagaaagaaaaaaaacaaaaactaccaAACTTCATAAATACACATCAAGCTGCCAACAAACTCAATGTCACTGATTTGAATGATGAACAAACTACACACGTTGAAGAAAATCGAAATAATTGAAAGTAAGAGGTTCTGTGATGGAAAGTGTATCAAGGTGTCTAGAAATTGTTTCAATCCACGTTCAGAAATGACTAccaaattatttttattttcttcttgaaaATTAATAGCAGGACTTGCAATGCAGGACACATTATATATTGAGGACATTGAAGAAAGGGAAAATGGGGGTACACCGCAGATAATACAAACAATTCGAGCAGCATTGGCTTTTTGGGTGAAGGACTACATTGGTTATGAAGTGATAGAGAAACAAGAGCAGATATATGTTAGAAAGGCACTGCAAAGGCTCCTCCCGAATAAAAACATAAGGATTTTGGGAAATACAAGTACCAAGAGACAAGCTATTTTGTCTTTACTCATTTACTCTACAACTAATACCTCTACTTCAAATGCAAGCATTGAGTACAACATGTGGGGAGAGACTGAGAATGAGACAGTAGGGAACACAAGATATAATCCCCTCCATGGCTCCTTTTTACGGCCTTACTCAATGACCTAT encodes the following:
- the LOC133725706 gene encoding uncharacterized protein LOC133725706, which encodes MTMADDETVDDFHGRILKISGQCRSLGAPFDEDKIVKKILRALPEKFHSKVTSIEDSFDIDDYPLDELIGNLKTYEMRLKPEKKNKGVAFKAVKEIEEEEGSLDLALLTKEFKKFLKSKNSSKNANAPRRNNYTGNGSNNDYNGKSGRGSFKGNQSGKPKCYECGGFGHISTDCGNRKLGNSNNKSLLSTWSDDESQEIENVALVSSLLPDSESDEYFSDDDETNVRCKQLYKASKATLIRNLSLEKEVDFLRTEKEKVEHLFESSQSAWKLEKSKLLSESADPQSDQEILTWKNEKNEFLNRIKLLELDVKGQIALNLELLAKNESLQHELKLTQERYIKFNISSTSMSKLLGSGKAPHDTCGLGYTGENSKSTKFVRASKPSVEQKDVSIDDHVNNIKEGNSNQHLQVKLDQESPTGQPRYANPRTFIPTCHHCGKIGHIRPRCNERFSNLKFSQEKCTVETLQVELKEQKELINKLTEIVSKKNPQAERRKDVWTRKIESKNHRSLVNETDDTCLFVCASQTHQRSHIEATCLVALTALADKRRDFWYVDSGCSRHMTGDKTWFTSFEDENTTGSVTFGDGRKANILARGTVNTPGIPNLKNVLFVEGLTANLISVSHLADDYEDVWFNKQRCLVLNQKGENIMGGKRSVDNCYHIQANESSSLQSCLSVKSTEETFEIWHRKMGHVNYQDLLKLSSKQCVRGLPNLKGKTDKMCGDCKVGKQTKAPHRVINSATTTQVLELLHMDLMGPTQSESLGGKSYILVVVDDFSRYIWVNFLKDKTETFESFKNLSQKLIIEKQSSNNCLVRIRSDNGIEFKNVSFSNYCHELGVSHEFSAPITPQQNGIVERKNRVLLDMARVMLHAAGLSTNFWAEAISTACYTINRVFLRPGNDQTAYELWKGKKPNVGHFHVFGSPCYILRDREHLGKFDARSDDGVFLGHSLNSRAYRVYNKRTHVVMESINVSIDDQCVKQEVKQEVILDEVEASTLSRTRSLPATVLVGSDGAGYRCF